A segment of the Aureimonas sp. SA4125 genome:
GACAGGCCGCGGCGCACGAGGCTCTTGAGGAAGCTCGACCAAAACGTCTCCGCTTCCGAGGGGCCGATGTGAAGGCCGACGATCTCGCGCTTGCCGTCCGTGTTCACGGCCACGGCGATTATGGCGGCGACCGAAACGATGCGTCCACCCTCGCGCTGCTTCAGGTAGGTCGCATCCAGCCAGAGGTAGGGCCAGTCGCCAGTGAGAGGACGGTCGAGGAAGCCGCCGACGCGTTCGTCGATGTCTTTGCACAGCTTCGATACGGTGCTCTTGCCGATCCCCGACAGCCCCATGGCCTGTACCAGATCGTCGACCCGCCGGGTGGAAACGCCGCTGATCCAAGCTTCCTGAATGACGGCAACCAAGGCCTTCTCCGAGAGCTTTCTCGGCTCCAGGAACGGCGGGAAGTAGCTGCCCTGCCGAAGCTTGGGTATCCGAAGCTGCAACGAGCCGAGCCGCGTGTCGAGCGAGCGGTCGCGGTAGCCATTGCGATAAGTCGCCCGTTCCTGCGTCCGTTCGTGGCGCCCGGCGCCGATCATGCCTTCAACGTCGACCTCCATAAGGAGCTGCATCACGCTCTCGGCTATCGTTCTCAGGAAATCGCCGTCCCCGGCTTTCGCAAAAAGCTCGGCAAGCGGTAGTCTGTCCTCGGTCATCGGGTTCTCCGGTCAGGTTGAAGTCTCGCAACTCCACCTTAGCCGCCCTATCCGGTGACCGCCTCAGCCACACCTTTCAATGTCGGAATTTCCACCACGAGCGCGGACACTACCAGAGTTGCCCGAGAGTCCGGCACAATGCATCCCGAAGGCAAAACTCGAAGACGTCGACTGCGAACAGGGGATGCGCCTCAGTAACGGCTAACAAATACAGCCTCGCCGGCAATATAGAACAGCTCTAAACAAGCATTTTATGTTGACAGGCTCATTCAACAAACCTAGCCATCGGGCAGTGCACTGGTCGCCGACAGGCTGCCTGATGCCCTCGGCCGCTCCCGACCGATGGCCCATGGAGGTTGAATGTTTCGTTCGTTCCGCAGCCGCCCGCGTCTTCCTGCCTGGATCGCCGTCCTCGGCGTCACCGCTCTTCACAGCCCCTCCTACGCCGACGAGACGTCGGCGCCGGAATTGACCGCCATCCTCGGCAATTATTCCGACATCGCCCTGGCCGGCTATTCTGACGCGCTCACCACCGCGAAGGTGCTCGGCACGGCCGTCGACGCGCTCATCGCCACGCCGACCGACGCGACCCTGGAAGCTGCACGCGATGCCTGGCGCGCAGCGCGTCCATCCTATCAGCAGACCGAAGCCTTCCGCTTTGGCAATCCCATCGTCGACGAGTGGGAAGGCCGGGTCAACGCATGGCCCCTCGACGAGGGCCTCATCGACTACGTCGCGCCGCAATACGGTTCCGAATCCGATTCCAACCCGCTCTACGTCGCCAATGTCGTCGCGAACACGGCGCTGAGCCTGGGCGGCGAGACGGTCGACGCCACGGTGATCGATGCCGCGCTCCTCAAGGACAAGCTGCAGGAGGCGGGCGGCGTCGAGGCGAACGTCGCGACCGGCTACCATTCGGTCGAGTTTCTCCTTTGGGGTCAGGATCTCAACGGCACCGGACCGGGCGCCGGCCAGCGCCCGGCGACCGACTTCTCCAATGACAACTGCACCAACGGCCATTGCGATCGCCGCGCCGCCTTCCTGAAGGCCGCGACCGACCTCCTCGTCACCGACCTGACGGAAATGGTGGGCAACTGGCAGAAGGATGGCGCGGCGCGCGCGCATCTTCTGGCCGATCCGGCCGCCGGCGTCTCGGCGGTGCTCACCGGCATGGGCTCGCTGTCCTATGGCGAACTCGCCGGCGAACGCATGAAGCTCGGCCTCCTCCTGCATGATCCGGAAGAGGAGCACGACTGCTTCTCCGACAACACCCATGCCTCCCACCTCTACGACGCCATCGGCATTCGCAACGTCTACACCGGCCGCTACACCCGCAGCGACGGCAGCATATTGGAAGGGCCCTCCGTCTCGGCCCTTGTCGCGTCGAAGGACAAGGCGATCGACGACGAACTGCGCGCCAAGCTCGATGCCAGCGTCCTGGCCCTCGAGGAAATCGCCAAGGCGGCCGAAAATGGCGAGGCCTACGACCAGCAGATCGGCGAGGGCAACGCGGCGGGCAATGCGCGCGTCCAGGCCGGCATCGACGCGCTGATCGCCCAGACACGGACGATCGAGCGGGCCGTCGCGGCGCTCGACCTCAAGAACGTGACCATCGAGGGCTCGGACAGCCTCGACAACGCCGACGCGGTATTCCAGTAGGCTCCATCCTGCAGTGTCGGACGCGCCGAATGGTGCGTCCGCGGCCGCTTTCGGCCACGCGACCAGAGTATGCCGGCCATGACCATCCCCCGCTTCGCCATCCTCGCCGCCCTTCTCGGCGGCGCAGCGCTTTTGCCGGTGGTGGCAGCGCGCGGCGTGACGCCTGAATTGCGCACGGACCTGTCGGCAAAGGATCTCGCCCGCGTCACGGCGGTGACCCGCCCGACCACGGACTTCACCACGCCCGAGAAATTCGAGCTGATGCAGGGCGGTGCCGGGACGCTGCAGAACATCGTCAACCGCGACAGCTTCAGCAAGATCGCCGCCAACCAGTCTTTCGCGGCGCGCGAGAGCTTCAACATCGGCAATGGGCTCTTCACGAAGTTCTGGGTCTCCTCGCCCTCTTCGACCGAGGCCTCGGACGGTCTCGGCCCCCTTTTCAACGCGAGGTCCTGCCAGAGCTGCCATCTGAAGGACGGTCGTGGTCGTCCGCCCGCGGAGGGCGAGCCGGGGGTCTCCATGTTCCTGCGCTTGTCGGTGCCGCCGAAGACGGACGAGGAGCGCCAAGCGCTTGCCGACCGCAGCATGCAGCGCATTCCCGAGCCGACCTATGGCGGCCAGCTGCAGAATTTCGGCGTGCCGGGCATCCTGCCGGAAGGGCAGATGCGCATCGACTATACCGAGGTGCCGGTCGAGCTCGGCGACGGAACCCTCGTCCAGCTCCGCCATCCCCGCTATTCCGTCACCGATCTCAACTACGGCCCGATGGCGCCGGATGCGATCCTGTCGCCGCGCGTCGCCCCCCCGATGATCGGCCTCGGCCTCGTCGAGGAGATCCCGGCCGCCGACATCCTCGCTCATGCCGATCCCGAGGATACCGACGGCGATGGCATTTCCGGCAAGGCAAGCATGGTGCGCGATCCCGAGACGGGGGGCATGACACTCGGCCGCTTCGGCTGGAAGGCGAGCGCAAGTTCCATCAAGGTCCAGGCGGCGGAAGCCTTTGCCGGCGATATCGGCATATCGACGCCGCTCGTGACCGATTCCTTCGGGGAATGCTCGATCGCCCAGGCACTCTGCCGTGACGCGCCGAACGGTGTCCAGCCGCGGCTCGGCGAGGTCGAGGCGCCCGACCCGGTGCTCGATCTCGTCACCTTCTACTCGCGCAACCTCGCCGTCCCCGCCCGCCGCGATGTCGGCGCGCCCGACGTGCTGAAGGGCAAGAGCCTGTTCTATTCCAGCGGCTGCGCGTCGTGCCACGTACCGAAATACGTCACCAGCCGCGATGCCGCCGACGCGCCGCAGGCCTTTCAGCTGATCTGGCCCTATTCCGACTTCCTCCTGCACGACATGGGCGAGGGTCTTGCCGACGGCTCCACCAACGGCGATGCCACCGGAACGGAGTGGCGCACACCGCCGCTCTGGGGCATCGGCCTGACCCAGACCGTCAACGGCCACACGCTGTTTCTCCATGACGGGCGGGCGCGCAACCTGACCGAAGCGATCCTCTGGCACGGCGGGGAAGCTGAAGGATCGCGCAACAGCTTCAAGGCTCTCGGCAAGTCCGACAGGGACGCCCTCCTCGTCTTTCTGGAGTCGCTATGACCTTCGCAAGATCCTGCCTCGCCGCCGCGCTGCTGGCATTCACCACGAGCGCTGCGGCTGCCATCACGCCGGCCGATGTCGTGCGGCAGGCCGTCGACGGCTACATCCGCCCCGGCTACCAGCGGTTCGACAAGGCCGCGGAGGGCATGGCGGAAGCACAGAAGGCGCTCTGCGCCTCGCCGTCGGAGGCAAATCTTGCCGCCGCACGCAGAAGCTTCGCCGATGTCGTGATGACATTTTCCCAGGTCGAGTTCGTGCGCTTCGGCCCCGCGATGGCCGACAACCGTGTCGACCGCATCCTCTTCTGGCCCGATCCGCGCGGAATCGCGCTGCGCCAGGTGCAGGGGCTTCTGGCCGGCAAGGACGAAACTGCCACTGATCCTGTGGCGCTGCATGGCAAGAGCGTCGCCGTCCAGGGACTGACGGCTCTGGAGTTCGTTCTCTACGGCACGGACGCCCAATCCCTTGCCGGTGCGGAAGGCGATTATCGCTGTCGCTACGGTGCGGCGATCGCAGCCAACGTCCTCGGCATGGCGGACGCCATCGTGAAAGGCTGGCAAGAGGGCAAGATCGGCTTTGCGGAGGACATGCTGACCCCGAAGCCGACGAACCCGGCCTATCGCAGCATCACCGATTCGCTGCAGCAGATCACCGGCGTCTTCATTCAGGGATTCGAGTTGATGCGCGACCTCCGCCTGCGTCCGGCCTTCGGACGGTTGCCGGGGGATGCCAAGCCGAAGGCGTTGCTGTTCTGGCGCTCGGGTCTCACCGCCACGAGCCTCAGCGGCAATTTTTCCGGACTCTCGGAGCTGTTCGAGTCCTCGGATCTCGACGAGCTGTTGCCGCCGGCGGCCGCGGCATCAGCCGTTTCGGTGCGCTCGACGCTGAATGATGCGGCAGCGACCCTTGCGACCATGAAGATGCCGATCGACAAGGCGCTGGTCGACCCGGTGGAGCGAACCGAAGTCGGCCGGCTTCTGGTGGCGACGCAGACACTGCAGCCGATCTTCGTCAACGAGATCGCCCCGGCGCTCGGCCTCAGCACCGGCTTCTCCTCGCTCGACGGCGACTGAGATGATCGACCGCCGCCACTTTCTGGCCAGCGCGGGTGCCGCCTTCCTTTCGGGCCTTGCCCCCGCCGCGGCCGAGGCCTTCGACCGGACCGCCGCCGTCTTCGGCGCCGCCTGCCAGAAGGCCGACGGCAGTTTCGGCTGCGCGATCTTCTCCGAACGCGGCGAGATCCTGTCGATGATCGATCTCCCCGACCGCGGGCACGACGTCACCTTCGACGTCGCCACCCGTCGGGCCGTGGCCTTCGCCCGGCGCCCCCGGACCTTCGCGGTCGTCTTCGATCCCCGGAGCGGCACCACGCTGCGGACCATCGCCTCCGTCGAAGGCCGCCACTTCTTCGGCCACGGCTTCTTCTCGCCGGACGGCAAGCTTCTCTACGCCACCGAAAACGAGATCGACACCGCCGCCGGCCTCATCGGCGTCTACGATGCGACGGCGGACTTCAGGCGCGTCGGCGAGTTCGCCACCCATGGCATGGACCCGCACGAGGCGCTGCTGATGCCGGACGGCGAGACCATCGTCGTCGCCAATGGCGGCATCGAGACCTATCCCGACTACGGACGCCAAAAGCTGAACATCGCGACGATGGAGCCCTCTTTGGTGTTCATCGACCGGCGTTCGGGCGACCTGATCGAGAAGCACGTCCTGACCCAAGACCTCCACCAGCTGTCGATCCGGCATCTGGCCATCGACGCCGGTCACCGCGTCTGGTTCGGTTGCCAGTACGAAGGCAATCCGAGCGACCTGCCGCCGCTGGCCGGTTTCGTCCGGCCGGGCGAAGCGCTCTCGCTAGTGACGCTCGCGCCGGAACGGCTCGCCGCTCTGTCGAACTATGTCGGCTCGGTCGCGA
Coding sequences within it:
- a CDS encoding DUF1513 domain-containing protein yields the protein MIDRRHFLASAGAAFLSGLAPAAAEAFDRTAAVFGAACQKADGSFGCAIFSERGEILSMIDLPDRGHDVTFDVATRRAVAFARRPRTFAVVFDPRSGTTLRTIASVEGRHFFGHGFFSPDGKLLYATENEIDTAAGLIGVYDATADFRRVGEFATHGMDPHEALLMPDGETIVVANGGIETYPDYGRQKLNIATMEPSLVFIDRRSGDLIEKHVLTQDLHQLSIRHLAIDAGHRVWFGCQYEGNPSDLPPLAGFVRPGEALSLVTLAPERLAALSNYVGSVATNGDGSLVAFASPKGNTILTLDAATGKAAASYTLADGCGLAPMPEGLLATSGRGDVIALPGGTDRQPSQKVLWDNHILAI
- a CDS encoding imelysin family protein codes for the protein MTFARSCLAAALLAFTTSAAAAITPADVVRQAVDGYIRPGYQRFDKAAEGMAEAQKALCASPSEANLAAARRSFADVVMTFSQVEFVRFGPAMADNRVDRILFWPDPRGIALRQVQGLLAGKDETATDPVALHGKSVAVQGLTALEFVLYGTDAQSLAGAEGDYRCRYGAAIAANVLGMADAIVKGWQEGKIGFAEDMLTPKPTNPAYRSITDSLQQITGVFIQGFELMRDLRLRPAFGRLPGDAKPKALLFWRSGLTATSLSGNFSGLSELFESSDLDELLPPAAAASAVSVRSTLNDAAATLATMKMPIDKALVDPVERTEVGRLLVATQTLQPIFVNEIAPALGLSTGFSSLDGD
- a CDS encoding di-heme oxidoredictase family protein — protein: MTIPRFAILAALLGGAALLPVVAARGVTPELRTDLSAKDLARVTAVTRPTTDFTTPEKFELMQGGAGTLQNIVNRDSFSKIAANQSFAARESFNIGNGLFTKFWVSSPSSTEASDGLGPLFNARSCQSCHLKDGRGRPPAEGEPGVSMFLRLSVPPKTDEERQALADRSMQRIPEPTYGGQLQNFGVPGILPEGQMRIDYTEVPVELGDGTLVQLRHPRYSVTDLNYGPMAPDAILSPRVAPPMIGLGLVEEIPAADILAHADPEDTDGDGISGKASMVRDPETGGMTLGRFGWKASASSIKVQAAEAFAGDIGISTPLVTDSFGECSIAQALCRDAPNGVQPRLGEVEAPDPVLDLVTFYSRNLAVPARRDVGAPDVLKGKSLFYSSGCASCHVPKYVTSRDAADAPQAFQLIWPYSDFLLHDMGEGLADGSTNGDATGTEWRTPPLWGIGLTQTVNGHTLFLHDGRARNLTEAILWHGGEAEGSRNSFKALGKSDRDALLVFLESL
- a CDS encoding IS256 family transposase — translated: MTEDRLPLAELFAKAGDGDFLRTIAESVMQLLMEVDVEGMIGAGRHERTQERATYRNGYRDRSLDTRLGSLQLRIPKLRQGSYFPPFLEPRKLSEKALVAVIQEAWISGVSTRRVDDLVQAMGLSGIGKSTVSKLCKDIDERVGGFLDRPLTGDWPYLWLDATYLKQREGGRIVSVAAIIAVAVNTDGKREIVGLHIGPSEAETFWSSFLKSLVRRGLSGVKLVISDAHEGLKAAIRRVFSASWQRCRVHWMRNALSYVPKAQQSMAAAALRQAFAQPDRASASQALRHVADQLRGKCPKLGAFIDNSETDVLAHMDFPSQHRTRIHSTNSLERLNKEVKRRADVVGIFPNEGSIIRLIGAVLLEANDEWQIQNRYMQTEPMADLMAMGNTAKPEQISTEVA
- a CDS encoding imelysin family protein, whose protein sequence is MFRSFRSRPRLPAWIAVLGVTALHSPSYADETSAPELTAILGNYSDIALAGYSDALTTAKVLGTAVDALIATPTDATLEAARDAWRAARPSYQQTEAFRFGNPIVDEWEGRVNAWPLDEGLIDYVAPQYGSESDSNPLYVANVVANTALSLGGETVDATVIDAALLKDKLQEAGGVEANVATGYHSVEFLLWGQDLNGTGPGAGQRPATDFSNDNCTNGHCDRRAAFLKAATDLLVTDLTEMVGNWQKDGAARAHLLADPAAGVSAVLTGMGSLSYGELAGERMKLGLLLHDPEEEHDCFSDNTHASHLYDAIGIRNVYTGRYTRSDGSILEGPSVSALVASKDKAIDDELRAKLDASVLALEEIAKAAENGEAYDQQIGEGNAAGNARVQAGIDALIAQTRTIERAVAALDLKNVTIEGSDSLDNADAVFQ